A DNA window from uncultured Methanoregula sp. contains the following coding sequences:
- the cgi121 gene encoding KEOPS complex subunit Cgi121, translated as MDAGAEDVRAAECTIADRPAFLEVLRSVALAHDTHIICFNADMVAGKAHVRSAVDHAVRSFREGNAISNTLEMEALLYAAGSRQCSIGASFGIREGENQLWVCCSPGPCGEVFAALEPVMQFVSGDSWNGIDQEKQERLMKLFDITPEELQTLSDNRRIVDLVLERVALLDVLR; from the coding sequence ATGGATGCGGGTGCGGAAGATGTCCGGGCAGCGGAATGCACGATAGCCGACCGGCCTGCATTTCTTGAAGTGCTCCGGTCGGTTGCACTGGCGCACGATACACACATCATCTGTTTTAACGCGGACATGGTTGCGGGCAAGGCACATGTGCGGTCGGCAGTCGATCATGCGGTCCGATCGTTCCGGGAGGGAAATGCCATCTCCAACACCCTGGAGATGGAGGCGCTCCTGTACGCAGCGGGTTCCCGGCAGTGCAGTATCGGGGCATCGTTTGGCATCCGCGAGGGAGAGAATCAGCTCTGGGTCTGCTGTTCTCCGGGCCCCTGCGGAGAGGTTTTTGCCGCACTGGAACCGGTCATGCAGTTCGTATCCGGGGATTCCTGGAACGGGATCGACCAGGAAAAGCAGGAGCGGCTCATGAAACTCTTCGATATTACCCCTGAAGAGCTGCAGACACTGTCAGACAATCGCCGGATTGTGGATCTGGTTCTTGAACGCGTTGCCCTGCTCGATGTTCTGCGCTGA
- a CDS encoding ATP-dependent DNA helicase translates to MQILEIPIPAYLQEKYCSSGITELYPPQAECIERGMLEGKNLLVAIPTASGKTLIAEMAMHSHIARKGKCLYIVPLKALASEKFEEFSNKGVRVGIATGDFDRRDDLLGKNDIIVATSEKVDSLLRNSARWIQDISLLVIDEVHLVDSDNRGPTLEMVIAKMRYRNPSMQVIGLSATIGNPKTLAGWLNAELVTSTWRPVDLRQGVFCNDRIHFREGDRRVKVVSKNYDDINLCLDTIAEGGQCLVFVSSRRNAEAFAKRAAGAIKSEEPELKACAEKIAGGAETEMAKTLALCVGQGAAFHHAGLSRAERSVVEEGFRKGWIKCISSTPTLAAGLNLPARRVIIRDYLRFSAGEGMQPIPVSEYHQMAGRAGRPRLDPYGEAVLIAKDEHQVGELFECYIEAPAEEVHSKIAEPSALYTHVLSIIASGFAGTRSELTSFMNRSFYVHEHKQGRLMQRAVDAALKFLIEAEMVLEIGEHLGSTEFGSLVSRLYIDPRSAATIISALREQEEYADLGLLQTICSTPDMPKLYAKNADQPAIDRMIEAHETELWTPYPSDEEEMEEYYRALKTAMLLSDWTDELTDAKICERYSVGPGDIYGMVESVNWLLHATAELSRMFVPAFHPAIREFEICMKNGIRRELLPLVKLRGIGRVRARRLFNHSLTTPEAVREAGIDTVTRILGRGIADQIFAQLQNTRGTPASASQDNMAGQSTFSQFR, encoded by the coding sequence ATGCAGATACTGGAGATCCCGATTCCGGCATACCTTCAGGAAAAATACTGTTCCAGCGGTATAACAGAACTCTACCCGCCCCAGGCCGAATGCATTGAGAGGGGCATGCTTGAGGGAAAGAACCTGCTTGTAGCAATCCCTACGGCAAGCGGCAAGACCCTGATAGCCGAGATGGCGATGCACTCCCACATCGCCCGGAAGGGAAAGTGCCTGTACATTGTTCCTCTCAAGGCGCTGGCAAGCGAGAAGTTCGAGGAATTCAGCAACAAGGGCGTCCGGGTCGGCATTGCCACCGGGGATTTCGATCGCCGGGACGACCTTCTCGGGAAGAACGACATCATCGTTGCAACGAGCGAGAAGGTCGATTCGCTCCTGCGGAACAGCGCCCGCTGGATCCAGGATATCTCCCTTCTTGTCATCGATGAGGTCCATCTCGTGGACTCCGATAATCGCGGACCCACGCTTGAGATGGTCATTGCCAAGATGCGGTACCGCAATCCCTCGATGCAGGTGATCGGGCTCTCGGCAACGATCGGCAACCCGAAGACCCTTGCCGGCTGGCTCAATGCAGAGCTTGTCACCAGCACCTGGAGGCCGGTCGATCTCCGGCAGGGTGTCTTCTGCAATGACCGGATCCATTTCCGGGAAGGGGACCGGCGCGTCAAGGTGGTGTCGAAAAATTATGACGATATCAACCTCTGCCTGGACACGATTGCCGAGGGCGGCCAGTGCCTTGTCTTTGTCTCCTCGCGACGGAATGCCGAGGCATTTGCGAAAAGGGCTGCCGGTGCGATAAAAAGCGAAGAGCCGGAACTCAAAGCCTGTGCCGAGAAGATAGCCGGCGGGGCGGAGACCGAGATGGCGAAAACCCTTGCCCTCTGCGTTGGCCAGGGAGCCGCCTTCCACCATGCGGGGTTGAGCCGGGCCGAGCGATCGGTTGTCGAGGAGGGATTCAGGAAAGGCTGGATCAAGTGCATCTCTTCAACTCCCACGCTTGCGGCCGGCCTGAACCTGCCGGCACGCCGGGTCATCATCCGCGATTACCTCCGGTTCTCCGCAGGGGAGGGGATGCAACCGATCCCGGTGAGCGAGTACCACCAGATGGCGGGAAGGGCCGGCCGGCCCCGGCTCGATCCGTACGGCGAGGCGGTTCTCATTGCAAAGGACGAGCACCAGGTAGGCGAGCTCTTCGAATGCTATATCGAGGCTCCCGCAGAAGAAGTCCACTCGAAGATCGCGGAGCCTTCCGCACTCTACACCCACGTCCTCTCCATCATCGCTTCGGGGTTCGCCGGGACACGCAGCGAACTTACCTCTTTCATGAACCGGAGCTTCTATGTGCACGAGCACAAGCAGGGAAGGCTGATGCAGCGGGCTGTTGACGCCGCGCTCAAATTCCTCATAGAAGCTGAGATGGTCCTAGAGATTGGAGAACACCTCGGTTCAACAGAGTTCGGGTCCCTGGTATCCCGGCTTTACATCGACCCCCGCAGTGCAGCGACGATCATCTCGGCCCTGCGGGAGCAGGAAGAGTATGCCGATCTCGGCCTCCTCCAGACGATCTGCAGCACGCCGGACATGCCCAAACTTTATGCAAAGAATGCCGACCAGCCGGCGATCGATCGCATGATCGAGGCCCACGAGACCGAGCTCTGGACTCCGTACCCCTCCGATGAGGAGGAGATGGAAGAGTATTACCGGGCGCTCAAGACCGCGATGCTCCTTTCGGACTGGACCGACGAGCTCACCGATGCAAAGATCTGCGAACGGTATTCGGTCGGGCCCGGGGATATCTACGGTATGGTGGAGAGCGTGAACTGGCTCCTGCATGCGACGGCCGAGCTCTCGCGCATGTTCGTGCCTGCGTTCCATCCCGCGATCCGGGAATTTGAGATCTGCATGAAGAACGGCATCCGGCGCGAACTGCTCCCGCTTGTGAAACTGCGGGGAATCGGAAGGGTCCGGGCCCGCCGGCTCTTCAACCATTCCCTGACCACACCGGAGGCCGTGCGGGAGGCCGGGATAGATACGGTGACCAGGATACTCGGGCGGGGGATTGCAGACCAGATCTTCGCACAGCTGCAGAATACCAGGGGAACACCGGCATCTGCCAGTCAGGATAATATGGCCGGGCAGTCAACGTTCTCTCAGTTCAGGTGA
- a CDS encoding KH domain-containing protein, with protein MMQEVKIASTRIGVLIGKSGATKKELETKTHTTITIDSKEGVVKVEGTDENTIPLLRAVEIIHAINRGFSPERAFEMIEDEDLLLEVIDLAGMADNPRQLDRLRGRIIGKDGRAREQIEDMTDVEISVFGKTVALIGYPEQLKTARAAIDMLIEGVPHENVFAFLDRKKKEAKQDMISYYY; from the coding sequence ATGATGCAGGAAGTAAAGATCGCCTCAACCAGGATTGGCGTCCTGATAGGCAAGAGCGGCGCTACCAAAAAAGAGCTGGAGACAAAGACCCACACAACCATCACGATCGACAGCAAGGAAGGGGTTGTCAAGGTTGAAGGAACGGATGAGAACACCATTCCTCTCCTCAGGGCAGTTGAGATCATCCATGCCATCAACCGGGGCTTCTCACCGGAGCGGGCGTTTGAGATGATCGAAGACGAAGATCTCCTTCTTGAAGTGATCGATCTTGCCGGCATGGCAGACAACCCCCGCCAGCTCGACCGGCTCCGGGGAAGGATCATTGGAAAGGACGGGCGTGCAAGAGAGCAGATCGAGGATATGACCGATGTGGAGATCTCGGTCTTTGGCAAGACCGTGGCCCTGATCGGGTACCCGGAACAGCTCAAGACTGCCCGGGCTGCCATCGATATGCTCATCGAAGGTGTGCCTCACGAGAATGTCTTCGCATTCCTGGATCGCAAGAAGAAAGAGGCAAAGCAGGATATGATCAGTTATTATTACTGA
- a CDS encoding serine protein kinase RIO: MGVRIKDADQFKVREDVFDEVTLLALYKLVHKKWLSAIGGSISTGKEANVFYGERDGASIAIKIYRIQTANFTTMSSYITGDRRFSRVKKAKKELIFAWTRKEFSNLVRARDAGIAVPEPLVWDRNILIMSFIGEGEIPYPQLRNAEIEDPQATYDRIVQCIDILYKKAELVHADLSEFNILYGDQPYLIDMGQSVTRDHPRALPFLMRDIKNINRFFKNRCTVQKDTEIFHAITGLNIAEP, encoded by the coding sequence ATGGGTGTCCGTATCAAGGATGCCGACCAGTTCAAGGTGCGGGAGGATGTGTTCGATGAGGTAACCCTCCTCGCACTTTACAAGCTGGTGCACAAGAAATGGCTCTCCGCGATCGGCGGCTCGATCAGTACCGGAAAAGAGGCCAATGTCTTTTACGGGGAGCGCGATGGTGCTTCAATCGCCATCAAGATCTACCGGATCCAGACGGCAAACTTCACCACCATGAGCTCGTACATCACCGGAGACCGCAGGTTCTCGCGTGTCAAGAAAGCCAAAAAGGAGCTCATCTTTGCCTGGACCCGGAAGGAGTTCTCGAACCTTGTCCGGGCACGGGATGCGGGGATAGCCGTGCCCGAACCGCTGGTCTGGGACCGGAACATCCTGATCATGTCTTTCATAGGGGAAGGTGAGATCCCCTATCCCCAGCTCCGGAATGCCGAGATCGAAGACCCGCAGGCAACCTACGACCGGATTGTCCAGTGCATCGATATTCTCTACAAAAAGGCCGAGCTTGTGCATGCCGACCTGAGCGAGTTCAATATATTGTACGGCGACCAACCATATCTCATTGACATGGGCCAGTCCGTAACCCGCGATCACCCCCGGGCCCTCCCGTTCCTGATGAGGGACATAAAAAATATCAACCGGTTCTTCAAAAACCGGTGCACCGTGCAGAAAGATACCGAGATTTTCCATGCCATTACCGGCCTGAATATTGCCGAACCGTGA
- a CDS encoding tyrosine--tRNA ligase, translating into MDAYERVTRNTVEVVTDDDLRALLARPTKRVYAGYEPSGEIHLGHLVTINKLVDLQAAGFEVTVLLADLHAFLNRKGTMERVKELAEYNKRCFEGLGLKNVTYVLGSDLQLSPDYQLLVLQLSQQITLNRATRSMDEVGRQMDHPTVSQMIYPIMQMADIALLKADAAVGGIDQRKIHMLAREHLVNFGYQAPVCIHTPILNGLDGKKMSSSQGNYISVADSEEEILKKCQKAFCPPEIPENPVLQIFQHHVFPRLPEITIKRPEKFGGDRTFVSYADLESAYGKGEIHPLDLKKACGQSLVEILAPVRDYIQ; encoded by the coding sequence ATGGACGCATACGAGCGCGTTACCCGGAATACGGTAGAAGTTGTCACGGATGATGACCTCCGGGCCCTCCTGGCCCGGCCCACGAAAAGGGTGTATGCCGGCTATGAACCCAGCGGCGAGATCCATCTCGGCCACCTGGTCACAATCAACAAACTAGTAGATCTTCAGGCAGCAGGTTTTGAAGTCACCGTACTGCTCGCCGATCTCCACGCTTTCCTGAACCGCAAAGGGACGATGGAGCGGGTCAAGGAACTCGCAGAGTACAACAAGCGCTGTTTTGAGGGCCTGGGCTTGAAAAATGTGACCTATGTCCTCGGATCCGATCTCCAGCTCAGCCCTGATTACCAGCTGCTCGTGCTCCAGCTCTCCCAGCAGATAACCCTGAACCGGGCCACCCGGAGCATGGACGAGGTCGGGCGGCAGATGGACCACCCCACGGTATCCCAGATGATCTATCCGATCATGCAGATGGCGGATATTGCGCTTCTCAAGGCTGACGCCGCAGTCGGGGGCATCGACCAGCGCAAGATCCACATGCTTGCCCGGGAGCATCTTGTCAACTTCGGGTACCAGGCACCGGTCTGCATCCACACACCTATCCTGAACGGCCTGGATGGCAAGAAGATGTCCTCATCGCAGGGCAATTACATCTCGGTTGCCGACAGCGAGGAGGAGATCTTGAAGAAGTGCCAGAAGGCCTTCTGCCCGCCTGAAATCCCCGAGAACCCGGTGCTCCAGATCTTCCAGCACCATGTCTTCCCCCGCCTGCCCGAGATAACGATAAAGAGGCCCGAGAAGTTCGGCGGGGACCGGACATTCGTATCCTATGCAGACCTTGAATCCGCGTATGGCAAAGGCGAGATCCACCCGCTCGACCTCAAGAAGGCCTGCGGGCAGTCGCTCGTGGAGATCCTTGCCCCGGTGCGGGATTATATACAGTGA
- a CDS encoding type II glyceraldehyde-3-phosphate dehydrogenase produces the protein MIKVAINGYGTIGKRVADAVAAQKDMKVVGVSKTRPNAEAFVAKQRGYPLYIADISKKAAFEKAGLTVAGSVEDMCKAADIIVDATPGDVGATNKPLYEKLGKKALWQGGEDHEVAGFSFNSSCNYKDAVGRQFVRVVSCNTTGLCRIIHEIDKEFGVTHVHAIMVRRGSDPGEIKKGPIDAIVLDPVSVPSHHGPDVLSVLPHISITTMAMIVPTTMMHMHAIQMTTKKPVSKERVIELINKHPRLGLIKKTAGLRSTAELKEFAMDLGRQRSDLWENCIFEDSIYANKNELCFFQAIHQEADVVVENVDAIRAMMGGEKDGAKSVAATNAALGFVTIQNNH, from the coding sequence ATGATCAAGGTTGCCATCAACGGGTATGGTACCATCGGCAAGCGGGTTGCCGATGCGGTTGCGGCCCAGAAGGATATGAAGGTGGTGGGCGTCTCGAAGACACGCCCGAACGCCGAGGCATTTGTGGCAAAACAGCGGGGCTATCCGCTCTACATCGCCGACATCTCAAAGAAAGCTGCATTCGAGAAGGCCGGGCTCACTGTTGCCGGTTCGGTCGAGGATATGTGCAAAGCGGCAGACATCATTGTGGATGCAACGCCCGGCGATGTCGGAGCCACCAACAAGCCGCTGTACGAGAAACTGGGTAAAAAAGCGCTCTGGCAGGGAGGCGAAGACCACGAGGTTGCCGGGTTCTCCTTCAACTCCTCGTGCAATTACAAGGATGCAGTAGGAAGGCAGTTTGTCCGGGTGGTCTCCTGCAACACCACCGGCCTCTGCCGGATCATTCACGAGATAGACAAAGAATTCGGGGTAACCCACGTCCATGCGATCATGGTCAGGCGCGGTTCGGACCCGGGCGAGATCAAGAAAGGACCCATCGACGCCATCGTGCTCGACCCGGTCAGCGTCCCGAGCCACCACGGCCCCGATGTCCTCTCCGTCCTCCCTCACATCTCTATCACCACCATGGCCATGATCGTCCCGACAACGATGATGCACATGCACGCGATCCAGATGACCACCAAGAAACCGGTCAGCAAGGAACGGGTCATCGAGCTCATCAACAAACACCCCCGCCTCGGCCTCATCAAGAAGACCGCGGGGCTCAGGAGCACTGCCGAACTCAAGGAGTTCGCCATGGACCTTGGCCGGCAGCGCTCCGATCTCTGGGAGAACTGCATCTTCGAGGATTCCATTTATGCCAACAAGAACGAGCTCTGCTTCTTCCAGGCCATCCACCAGGAAGCAGATGTGGTTGTCGAGAATGTCGATGCGATCCGTGCCATGATGGGCGGCGAGAAGGACGGGGCAAAATCGGTTGCAGCAACAAATGCCGCACTCGGGTTTGTAACCATCCAGAATAACCATTAA
- a CDS encoding DUF367 family protein: MIPLYAYRDNSCDPRKCTVKKLEKAGLLKIFTRIPQIPRNSLLLDPTAEQALSPADRTVKSITALDCSWVVLDTGKVTSWRIRRALPFLVAANPVNFGKPCTLSSVEALAAALFIMGEKDQAKEILSKVNWGIRFLEVNEEPLDLYSKAKDSKEVVEIQATYL, from the coding sequence ATGATACCCCTGTACGCCTACCGGGACAATAGCTGCGATCCCAGGAAGTGCACGGTCAAGAAACTCGAAAAGGCTGGTCTATTAAAAATTTTCACCAGGATCCCCCAGATCCCAAGAAACTCGCTCCTTCTCGACCCGACCGCAGAGCAGGCACTCTCGCCGGCCGACCGGACGGTCAAATCCATCACCGCCCTGGACTGTTCCTGGGTTGTGCTGGACACCGGTAAAGTCACCTCCTGGCGAATCCGGCGGGCACTCCCGTTCCTTGTAGCGGCAAACCCGGTGAACTTCGGGAAACCCTGCACCCTCTCGTCGGTCGAGGCCCTTGCTGCGGCCCTCTTCATCATGGGCGAGAAAGACCAGGCAAAGGAGATCCTCTCCAAGGTGAACTGGGGAATCCGGTTCCTGGAAGTGAACGAGGAGCCGCTCGATCTTTATTCAAAGGCAAAGGACAGCAAGGAAGTCGTGGAAATCCAGGCAACGTATCTCTGA
- a CDS encoding nucleoside 2-deoxyribosyltransferase, which produces MYVLVCPCVLNPGLRAEGITRASDIELFRGSIERCKRFSIEMVPLPCPETIYLGPARKPGTFLERLNTPAFSDLMDKLEQEVHAVNEKRGPPLCIIGVNSSPTCGVTSTYYGSEDGEPPKRDGRGVFLSRFMGIPAMDVSVFSRYRVYLAAPLFSEAERSFNASLARLLETNLFSVHLPQDLGDDTDMREEQAQERIFALNKKALEEADMVVALIDGADADSGTAWEMGYAYGMNKPVVALRTDFRRVGRNEHVNLMLEESATVVTSRESLLEALHSPLSAR; this is translated from the coding sequence ATGTACGTGCTCGTTTGCCCCTGCGTCCTGAATCCCGGCCTCCGGGCAGAGGGAATCACCCGGGCTTCGGATATCGAGCTGTTCCGGGGCTCGATCGAGCGCTGCAAGCGGTTCTCCATAGAGATGGTGCCCCTTCCCTGTCCGGAGACCATTTACCTGGGACCCGCACGAAAGCCCGGAACATTCCTTGAACGTCTCAATACTCCGGCGTTTTCAGACCTGATGGACAAGCTGGAGCAGGAGGTCCACGCTGTCAATGAGAAACGCGGTCCCCCGCTCTGTATCATCGGGGTCAACTCATCTCCCACCTGCGGGGTCACCAGTACGTATTACGGCAGCGAGGATGGAGAACCTCCGAAAAGAGATGGGCGTGGCGTCTTCCTCTCCCGTTTTATGGGGATACCTGCAATGGATGTATCGGTATTCTCCCGATACCGTGTATATCTTGCCGCCCCGCTCTTTTCAGAAGCCGAACGTTCTTTTAATGCATCACTTGCTCGCCTGCTGGAAACGAACCTGTTCTCCGTTCACCTCCCGCAGGATCTCGGAGACGATACGGATATGCGGGAGGAACAGGCTCAGGAGCGGATCTTCGCACTCAACAAAAAAGCACTCGAAGAGGCAGATATGGTGGTGGCCCTCATCGATGGCGCCGATGCGGATTCCGGTACGGCATGGGAGATGGGATATGCCTATGGCATGAACAAACCGGTTGTTGCCCTCAGGACGGACTTCCGGAGGGTTGGCCGCAATGAGCATGTCAATCTCATGCTCGAAGAGTCTGCAACCGTGGTGACCAGCAGGGAGTCCCTGCTCGAAGCACTCCACTCCCCGCTCTCCGCCCGGTAA
- a CDS encoding glycosyltransferase family 39 protein, whose protein sequence is MAKKREDQSKGKNTGGDREIDLDGGYISPIRELRDLTVQNIQSVLVKSRYMQLLLSLTIVGLILRFFNLGYNSLWLDEASTNTFAVMSIPGIWQATMGGEFNPPLFYWIEHCMLVFGNNEFILRFVPAIFGVLTIPLVYYVGKEFMDRNVGIIAAAAAAISPFLIFYSQEARAYSMMFFFVAFSMVFYFRALKGNEIKDWALFGLLSGLAFWSHFYALVIIGALVLYALIDQILKYAKDIKKIVPMVIGWAVFAIVCLPLILITIQLFSSRTSTAPSFGVQGFGLIIATFQQIAGFSDIAMYILLILFIIGIVQAFVLDKKKGFFLILLTVLTFAISYILSFKMPMVPRYLIFFSIIFFIGIAVSYKSFLKLANTRWVVYGFMALFIVLSAPVLADYYSGFSKDDWRGFSTQLQQATNPGDIVVAVPGDILQPLNYYYSNSTDQTFKYGAYTGKELERISSLKANNTIYYVVTGDIGSANPEGDALAWLKEHSKPLSQRTGIYLFRSA, encoded by the coding sequence ATGGCGAAGAAACGGGAGGATCAAAGCAAAGGGAAGAATACCGGTGGGGATCGCGAAATTGATCTTGACGGGGGTTACATCTCTCCGATCCGGGAGCTGCGGGATCTCACAGTGCAGAATATCCAAAGTGTGCTGGTGAAAAGCCGGTACATGCAGCTACTTCTCTCGCTCACTATTGTCGGACTGATCCTCCGTTTCTTCAACCTGGGCTACAACTCCCTCTGGCTCGATGAAGCTTCCACCAATACCTTCGCTGTAATGTCGATCCCCGGGATCTGGCAGGCGACCATGGGAGGGGAGTTCAATCCCCCCCTCTTCTACTGGATCGAGCACTGCATGCTCGTCTTCGGCAACAATGAGTTTATCCTCCGGTTTGTCCCGGCCATTTTCGGTGTCCTGACTATACCTCTTGTTTACTATGTCGGAAAGGAATTCATGGACCGCAATGTCGGGATCATCGCCGCAGCCGCCGCAGCCATCTCCCCGTTCCTGATCTTCTATTCCCAGGAAGCCCGGGCCTACTCGATGATGTTCTTCTTTGTGGCCTTCTCCATGGTCTTCTATTTCAGAGCCTTGAAAGGGAACGAAATAAAAGACTGGGCGCTCTTTGGCCTCTTATCAGGCCTCGCATTCTGGTCCCATTTCTATGCGCTGGTCATCATTGGGGCACTTGTCCTGTACGCGCTTATTGACCAGATCCTGAAATACGCAAAAGACATCAAAAAGATCGTTCCCATGGTCATTGGCTGGGCAGTGTTTGCTATCGTCTGCCTGCCGCTGATCCTCATCACCATCCAGCTCTTCAGCTCCCGGACATCAACCGCACCTTCGTTTGGTGTACAGGGTTTCGGTCTCATCATTGCAACCTTCCAGCAGATTGCCGGTTTTTCCGATATCGCAATGTACATTCTTCTCATACTGTTCATCATCGGGATTGTGCAGGCATTCGTTCTTGACAAAAAGAAGGGTTTTTTCCTGATCCTCCTCACGGTACTCACGTTTGCGATCAGTTACATCCTGTCCTTCAAGATGCCCATGGTGCCCCGGTACCTTATCTTCTTCAGTATCATCTTCTTCATCGGCATTGCAGTCTCGTATAAATCGTTCCTGAAGCTTGCTAATACCCGCTGGGTCGTGTATGGATTCATGGCCCTGTTCATTGTTCTCAGTGCACCTGTTCTTGCGGACTATTACTCAGGCTTTTCCAAGGATGACTGGAGGGGTTTCTCCACCCAGCTCCAGCAGGCGACAAACCCGGGAGATATTGTTGTCGCTGTACCAGGGGATATCCTGCAGCCGCTCAACTATTACTACTCCAACAGTACTGATCAGACGTTCAAATACGGGGCATACACGGGAAAGGAACTCGAACGCATCTCATCGTTGAAAGCAAACAATACTATCTATTACGTCGTCACCGGTGACATTGGATCCGCTAACCCGGAAGGAGATGCCCTTGCATGGTTAAAAGAACATTCAAAGCCCCTATCCCAGCGTACCGGTATCTATCTCTTCAGGTCTGCATAG
- a CDS encoding glycosyltransferase family 2 protein, with protein MFDLSVIIPTFNEEDNISRIIEEVDAVFEKSGLRGEILVVDDNSQDRTIALVREIHEAKPQVNILVRTSDHGLSQSVADGFVHASSDILVVIDADLSHPPALIPQMYEEIRAGNDVVIGSRYMEGGGIKDWPLKRRMISLGATFLGRLLFPDIKDPVSGFFAIRKEVVAHATLKPKGYKILLEVLGKGTWENDKEIPFEFVDREIGSSKLKLKTITEYAGQVVDITLYSFIHHESAAWREWKKVFKFGIVGISGIVVNLGILQLMLMAEISGYIALFIAIVVAILNNFIWNDLWTFRSSPQRATTSVWQRLRLFYTVSAGGSIINYCIALGLTQFLGMSLLLSDTLGILVGFAWNFLVNRRLTWGRR; from the coding sequence ATGTTTGATCTCTCGGTAATCATCCCAACGTTCAATGAAGAGGATAATATTTCCCGTATCATCGAGGAAGTGGATGCAGTTTTTGAAAAGAGCGGTCTTAGAGGGGAAATCCTCGTTGTCGATGACAATTCACAGGACCGGACGATTGCCCTTGTTCGGGAGATTCACGAGGCAAAACCGCAGGTGAATATCCTTGTCCGGACATCGGATCACGGCCTTTCGCAATCCGTTGCCGACGGGTTTGTCCATGCATCGTCAGATATCCTTGTGGTTATCGATGCAGATCTCTCTCACCCCCCTGCGCTCATTCCTCAGATGTACGAGGAGATCCGGGCAGGAAACGATGTTGTCATCGGGAGCAGGTATATGGAAGGCGGGGGGATCAAAGACTGGCCCCTCAAGCGAAGGATGATCTCCCTCGGGGCTACCTTCCTTGGCCGGCTGCTCTTCCCGGACATCAAGGATCCGGTGAGCGGTTTTTTTGCCATCAGAAAAGAGGTTGTTGCCCATGCGACCCTGAAACCGAAAGGCTATAAGATTCTGCTCGAAGTGCTCGGGAAAGGTACCTGGGAGAACGACAAGGAGATCCCGTTCGAATTCGTTGACCGGGAGATCGGGTCAAGTAAGCTCAAACTCAAGACAATTACCGAATATGCCGGGCAGGTCGTCGACATCACGCTCTATTCGTTCATCCATCATGAGAGTGCAGCATGGCGGGAGTGGAAGAAAGTCTTCAAGTTCGGGATTGTAGGAATCTCAGGAATCGTTGTCAACCTTGGGATTCTTCAGCTGATGCTGATGGCTGAAATCTCAGGATACATTGCCCTTTTTATTGCTATTGTCGTTGCCATCCTGAATAATTTCATCTGGAACGATCTCTGGACTTTCAGGTCATCCCCTCAGAGAGCAACCACCAGTGTCTGGCAGCGCCTCCGGCTGTTCTATACGGTATCTGCCGGCGGGTCGATCATCAACTATTGTATTGCCCTGGGTCTGACCCAGTTCCTCGGGATGAGTCTCCTCCTGTCAGATACTCTTGGTATCCTCGTTGGATTTGCCTGGAACTTCCTTGTCAACCGCAGGCTTACTTGGGGAAGGCGGTAA